From Variimorphobacter saccharofermentans, one genomic window encodes:
- a CDS encoding serine hydrolase domain-containing protein encodes MKNMSLADKINSLIEKNHFSGGISIKEKGKIIYENASGYADRSNKVCNNTDTRFGIASGTKFFTALAIGILIERGRISLDTKVFDIIKYDFPFYSKDITIEQLLTHTSGIPDYYDEDKIDDFDNFYVAIPWYDLREPKDYFPIFPQEEMKFLPGEKFSYCNSGYVLLAAIVNEVSGIPYTEFVEEYIFKANGMKNSGFFELNRLPENTALGYVKDDKGWRTNIYNLPIVGGGDGGAFTTVGDLYILWDAYFTFKILSEDLTELYIKPYTKAKSEGENIYYGYGIWLSKEDNTLEEYIVGCDAGVSFKSAVIRKNEVVYTVISNTGDGAWPIISEIKEFYCI; translated from the coding sequence ATGAAAAATATGTCGTTAGCAGATAAAATTAACTCTTTAATTGAAAAGAATCATTTTTCCGGAGGGATCTCGATTAAGGAAAAAGGAAAGATAATTTATGAAAATGCATCAGGATATGCAGATAGAAGTAATAAAGTTTGTAATAATACGGATACCAGATTTGGAATTGCATCAGGAACCAAGTTTTTCACAGCATTGGCGATAGGGATATTGATAGAAAGAGGGAGAATATCACTTGATACAAAAGTATTTGACATCATTAAATATGATTTCCCTTTCTATTCAAAGGATATTACAATTGAGCAGTTATTGACCCATACATCGGGGATACCGGATTATTATGACGAAGACAAAATAGATGATTTTGATAATTTCTACGTTGCCATACCATGGTATGATTTAAGAGAGCCCAAGGATTATTTTCCTATATTTCCTCAGGAAGAAATGAAATTTCTTCCTGGTGAGAAGTTTTCATATTGTAACAGTGGATATGTATTATTAGCTGCCATAGTGAATGAAGTATCAGGAATCCCATATACAGAATTTGTAGAGGAGTATATATTTAAAGCGAACGGCATGAAGAATTCGGGTTTCTTTGAATTAAACAGATTACCTGAAAATACTGCCCTTGGTTATGTGAAAGACGATAAAGGCTGGCGTACGAATATATATAACTTACCAATAGTAGGAGGCGGCGATGGTGGTGCGTTTACTACGGTAGGAGATTTATATATATTATGGGATGCTTATTTCACATTTAAGATTTTATCCGAGGATTTGACAGAACTATATATAAAGCCTTATACCAAAGCGAAATCGGAAGGAGAAAATATATATTATGGATATGGGATTTGGCTAAGTAAGGAGGATAATACACTAGAAGAGTATATTGTTGGATGCGATGCTGGAGTATCTTTTAAATCCGCAGTAATAAGGAAGAATGAAGTAGTTTATACCGTGATATCCAATACCGGTGATGGAGCATGGCCTATCATAAGTGAGATAAAAGAATTCTATTGCATTTGA